One genomic window of Arcobacter lacus includes the following:
- a CDS encoding SDR family NAD(P)-dependent oxidoreductase: protein MNNVENKKVLIIGGTSGFGLESCKTLLSKGANVIITGRDKDKLENVVKELKTINKNIEGKVLDASKEENIKSFFEEIENFDYMISMAGGFMGGGFLDTSYETIKNAIDEKLFANLKIARYASNKINDNGSLVFTAGSGGRADNASGAIIGNESISTMVRGLAVELSKRKIRVNAVAPTWTKTPLWRNMNKDEVKGIEEYFSNTIPLGRTATIEEVSSAYIFLIENSFINGQTLKIDGGLTLL from the coding sequence ATGAATAATGTAGAAAATAAAAAAGTATTAATAATAGGTGGAACTTCTGGATTTGGTTTAGAAAGTTGTAAAACATTACTTTCTAAAGGTGCAAACGTAATAATAACTGGACGTGACAAAGATAAATTAGAAAATGTAGTAAAAGAGTTAAAAACTATTAATAAAAATATTGAAGGAAAAGTTTTAGATGCATCAAAAGAAGAGAATATAAAAAGTTTCTTTGAAGAGATTGAAAATTTTGATTATATGATTTCTATGGCTGGTGGTTTTATGGGAGGAGGTTTTTTAGATACTTCTTACGAAACTATAAAAAATGCAATTGATGAAAAACTTTTTGCAAATTTAAAAATTGCAAGATATGCTTCAAATAAAATAAATGATAATGGTTCTTTAGTATTTACAGCTGGTAGTGGTGGAAGAGCTGATAATGCCTCAGGAGCAATTATAGGAAATGAATCTATTAGTACAATGGTGCGAGGTTTAGCTGTTGAGTTATCAAAAAGAAAAATAAGAGTAAATGCAGTTGCTCCAACTTGGACAAAAACACCATTATGGAGAAATATGAATAAAGATGAAGTTAAAGGTATTGAAGAGTATTTTTCAAATACAATTCCTCTTGGAAGAACTGCAACTATTGAAGAGGTATCTTCTGCATATATTTTCTTGATAGAAAATAGTTTTATAAATGGTCAAACATTAAAAATTGATGGTGGATTAACACTTTTATAA
- a CDS encoding DMT family transporter gives MKYFGFNLKLVVSIFVVLLFFASNSILARMAISTQNIDAFSFTFLRIASAMFILFTIYFYKNRNFKIGLKSNYLSGFMFFLYAICFSYSYINMLAGIGTLILFAVVQLTMIILALFFNEKLTFNKIIGILIAFCGLAYLLYPKDDFSISYFHTFLMFLSGIGWAVFSVLGKKSKDTILNATDSFFKAFIFTMIFAIFYLTFFENSIKINLATFIMATISGSITTAFGVFLLYAILPKIEIMTASIIQLLVPIIAIFLSIIFLSESLSFELFLSTIIILFGIFIALYKKTR, from the coding sequence ATGAAGTATTTTGGTTTTAATTTAAAATTAGTAGTTTCAATTTTTGTAGTTTTACTATTTTTTGCTTCAAATTCAATTTTAGCTAGAATGGCTATTTCTACACAAAATATAGATGCATTCTCTTTTACTTTTTTGAGAATTGCATCTGCTATGTTTATTCTTTTCACTATATATTTTTATAAAAATAGAAATTTTAAAATAGGATTAAAATCTAACTATCTTAGTGGATTTATGTTTTTTTTATATGCTATTTGTTTTTCATATTCATATATAAATATGCTTGCAGGTATTGGAACTTTGATTTTATTTGCAGTTGTTCAATTAACTATGATTATTTTGGCTTTGTTTTTTAATGAAAAATTAACTTTTAATAAAATTATTGGAATACTCATAGCTTTTTGTGGATTAGCATATCTTTTATATCCCAAAGATGATTTTTCTATCTCATATTTTCATACTTTTCTGATGTTTTTATCAGGAATTGGTTGGGCAGTATTTAGTGTTCTTGGAAAAAAATCAAAAGACACAATTTTAAATGCTACAGATAGTTTTTTTAAAGCTTTTATTTTTACTATGATTTTTGCTATTTTTTATTTAACTTTTTTTGAAAATAGTATTAAAATAAATCTTGCTACTTTTATTATGGCAACTATTTCAGGTTCTATTACAACTGCTTTTGGAGTATTTCTTTTGTATGCAATTTTACCTAAAATAGAGATTATGACAGCGAGCATTATTCAGTTATTAGTACCAATAATTGCTATATTTTTAAGTATTATATTCTTAAGTGAAAGTTTAAGTTTTGAACTATTTCTTTCTACTATTATAATTCTTTTTGGAATATTTATAGCTTTATATAAAAAAACAAGATAA
- a CDS encoding GlcG/HbpS family heme-binding protein, with protein MKKRQSLFYLLVTICFFTFCNANEEKGEKLINYKPTLSLKGAKNYIHAAQKIATKKDLNLSIAVVDSSGNLLAFSRMDEASLVTTEVAIQKAKTAALLKTPSKLFEDMINSGDISMSKTPNITPLQGGIPIFYKGELCGAVGISGAKGDIDNSVALETVEAVNLEKE; from the coding sequence ATGAAAAAAAGACAAAGTTTATTTTATCTATTAGTTACGATATGTTTTTTTACTTTTTGTAATGCGAATGAAGAAAAAGGAGAAAAATTGATTAATTATAAACCAACATTGAGTTTAAAAGGTGCAAAAAATTATATTCATGCTGCTCAAAAAATTGCAACAAAAAAAGATCTAAATTTGAGTATAGCAGTTGTTGATTCATCAGGAAATTTATTGGCTTTTTCAAGAATGGACGAAGCAAGTTTAGTAACAACTGAAGTTGCAATTCAAAAAGCAAAAACAGCAGCTTTACTAAAAACACCTTCAAAACTATTTGAAGATATGATAAATAGTGGTGATATCTCTATGTCAAAAACACCAAATATTACTCCATTACAAGGTGGAATTCCAATATTTTACAAAGGTGAATTATGTGGAGCAGTAGGAATTAGTGGTGCAAAAGGTGATATTGACAATAGTGTAGCTTTAGAAACAGTTGAAGCTGTAAATCTTGAAAAGGAATAA